In Prunus dulcis chromosome 2, ALMONDv2, whole genome shotgun sequence, a single genomic region encodes these proteins:
- the LOC117619368 gene encoding binding partner of ACD11 1, with amino-acid sequence MEIRTVKVNNVSLGATENDLKEFFCFSGEIEYIEIQGDNERSQLAYVTFKNPKGAETSVLLSGATIVDQSVTIDLAPDYKLPAAADSALPSATDNVSSGGAAQNAEDVVSSMLAKGFVLGKDAINKAKAFDEKHQLTSTATATVTSLDQKIGFTEKISAGTSMVNDKVREMDEKFQVSEKTKNAFSAAEQTVSSAGSAIMKNRYILTGTSWVTGAYNRAAKAAGEVGQKTMDKVSAEEEGGKKVEGSSATQITQVHSPKDATH; translated from the exons ATGGAG ATAAGGACAGTGAAAGTTAACAATGTCTCCCTGGGTGCAACGGAGAATGATTTAAAGGAATTCTTTTGCTTCTCCGGTGAAATCGAATACATTGAAATACAAgg gGACAACGAGAGGTCTCAGCTTGCATATGTTACCTTCAAGAACCCCAAAGGGGCAGAAACTTCAGTGCTTCTTTCG GGAGCAACTATAGTTGATCAGTCCGTTACCATAGACCTGGCTCCAGATTACAAGCTTCCAGCCGCTGCAGATTCAGCACTTCCAAGT GCAACAGATAATGTAAGTTCTGGTGGTGCTGCCCAAAACGCAGAGGATGTTGTGAGCAGCATGCTAGCCAAAGGCTTTGTTTTGGGAAAAGATGCAATCAACAAGGCAAAGGCCTTTGATGAGAAACACCAGCTTACTTCAACTGCAACGGCCACAGTAACTTCTTTGGACCAAAAGATTGGTTTCACTGAGAAAATTAGTGCTGGCACAAGCATGGTAAATGATAAGGTGAGGGAAATGGATGAAAAGTTTCAGGTTTCTGAGAAGACCAAGAATGCGTTTTCAGCTGCAGAGCAGACGGTGAGCAGTGCTGGATCTGCCATCATGAAAAACCGTTACATACTAACTGGGACGTCGTGGGTAACCGGTGCGTATAACAGGGCAGCCAAGGCAGCAGGTGAAGTGGGGCAGAAGACCATGGATAAGGTTTCAGCAGAGGAAGAGGGTGGAAAGAAAGTGGAAGGCAGTAGTGCTACTCAGATCACTCAAGTACATTCTCCCAAGGATGCTACCCACTAA
- the LOC117619810 gene encoding somatic embryogenesis receptor kinase 1-like encodes MDALVTIDLHDNSLNGPIPDFLGSFPNLKRLDLSNNRFNGTIPTSLSKNKKLELVVTGNCLSGMSCPPPPPPPPKTPPPPPTTTSTETTETTPPPPPYNNQRTPPPPADVSQFGSGSTDDSKNNALLSILVAATIQALLLITYFP; translated from the exons ATGGATGCCCTTGTCACAAT TGATTTGCACGACAATAGCTTAAATGGTCCTATCCCTGATTTTCTTGGCTCCTTCCCGAATCTAAAGCGACT GGATTTGTCAAACAATAGATTCAACGGAACCATACCCACCTCCTTATCCAAAAACAAGAAGTTGGAATTAGT TGTGACTGGTAATTGTCTCTCTGGAATGTCTtgtccacctccacctccacctccacctaaGACACCGCCTCCACCACCCACGACTACTAGTACTGAGACTACTGAGActacaccaccaccaccaccttatAACAATCAGAGGACACCACCGCCGCCCGCAGATGTATCCCAATTCGGTTCAGGATCTACTGATGATAGCAAGAACAATGCCCTGCTTTCTATACTAGTGGCAGCCACGATTCAAGCTCTACTGTTAATTACCTACTTTCCCTAA
- the LOC117619367 gene encoding syntaxin-22 gives MSFQDLEAATPQQQRQPIYSNSIQKQRQRAAYQYQDQDQSQNLYEPSQAVSAGIFQINTAVSSFFRLVNSLGTPRDTLQLRDKLHKSRAHIGELVKDTSAKLKQASETDQHAQVSVVKKIADAKLAKDFQAVLKEFQKAQRLAAERETTFAPFVPKDVLPTSYLAHEQEMSSTTSSKQQALLLESRRQEVLLADNEIAFNEAIIEEREQGIQEIQQQISEVNEIFKDLAVLVHDQGAIIDDIGSNIENSHAATAQATSQLVKASKIQRSNSSLTCLLLVIFGIILIIVIIVVVA, from the exons atgagTTTCCAAGATCTTGAGGCTGCTACTCCGCAGCAACAACGACAACCCATTTACTCGAATTCAATTCAGAAGCAAAGACAACGAGCAGCATATCAATATCAAGATCAAGATCAAAGTCAAAATCTTTACGAGCCTTCTCAGGCTGTGTCTGCTGGGATTTTCCAAATCAATACCGCCGTCTCCTCCTTTTTCCGCCTAGTCAATTCCCTCGGCACCCCTAGAGACACCCTTCAACTCCGTGACAAGCT GCATAAGTCACGGGCGCATATTGGGGAGTTGGTGAAAGATACTTCGGCCAAACTTAAGCAAGCCAGTGAAACTGATCAGCATGCCCAAGTTAGT GTTGTCAAGAAGATTGCTGATGCTAAGCTTGCAAAGGATTTCCAGGCGGTTCTTAAAGAATTTCAGAAGGCTCAGAGGCTTGCAGCTGAAAGGGAAACAACATTTGCTCCTTTTGTTCCCAAAGACGTTCTGCCAACCAG TTATCTTGCCCATGAGCAGGAGATGAGTTCAACTACGAGTTCCAAACAGCAAGCTCTTCTGCTAGAATCAAGAAG ACAAGAGGTTTTACTGGCGGACAATGAGATTGCATTCAATGAAGCTATTATTGAAGAAAGGGAGCAAGGGATCCAAGAAATTCAACAACAGATCAGTGAGGTTAATGAGATTTTCAAAGATCTAGCTGTCCTGGTCCATGATCAAGGAGCTATAATCG ATGATATTGGCTCTAACATTGAGAACTCTCATGCTGCAACTGCGCAAGCCACCTCCCAGCTTGTGAAAGCATCTAAGATCCAAAGATCTAATTCATCTCTG ACCTGTTTGCTGTTGGTGATTTTTGGGATCATCCTGATCATTGTCATTATAGTTGTGGTCGCTTGA